The proteins below are encoded in one region of Alosa sapidissima isolate fAloSap1 chromosome 24, fAloSap1.pri, whole genome shotgun sequence:
- the LOC121700219 gene encoding LOW QUALITY PROTEIN: caskin-2-like (The sequence of the model RefSeq protein was modified relative to this genomic sequence to represent the inferred CDS: inserted 2 bases in 1 codon), with protein MVRPIGHAHLPRHASLKLRPLACSCSVLEQHMDGRWKGHIHDNQKGMDRVGFFPPSIVEVISRRSGGTLSRHASLPSHRQQTLSRAPPSCQSGAPQTDDAYTLYAQHTHSLNHANGLSAGPSSSQSQPSFSRLEDIWVLRNSHSAGDRNSVGSTGSVGSTRSAGSGQSTESNSTPNGLPPATAHTDGNKTAPSGGDLQHPDHSKQPDLTAGVPRRPIALQRPYGEPGVTQQFVRPQQLLEGKDAEAISQWLSEFQLEHYTSNFLIAGYDVPTISRMTPEDLTAIGVTKPGHRKKISTEIGNLSIPEWLPEYIPADLGEWLSTIGLPQYHKKLSENGYDSITIVRDLTWEDLQEIGITKLGHQKKLMLAVKKLCDVHRAQLQSEALGGGTLRRRXPPPSLHLLTLEPADGPPHAAGVTGVVSGGDMLSFQGSELSAELQDAMSSPYGSGCHGDTLAAGMGLSHSEESLDARSRGSGRSGDAPGTPTRFSRSRESLSSSAEASPARERNLPEGHTHGSAKAALSQKYPAPQPPAKPKAPGMPAAIAMATSGRGFSYLAGVGSATLEGSSSRGFGGRTQSLTRYALSDGEPDEDEDDGGCARPSGLAHPRQVPSYATLTRRPGRHAVARLQSAPEGHASSSLSSGSPSPVGRSQSFAVRTRRKGPPPPPPKRLSSVSSGETTETDASTPSPATSPEAGVSTATGLPSGGVRGAVAHLETAKAVSGLPAAHDAHTHTHLQPTHSPDLSQAPRRRALSQGQSDADAAPDAGQSERAAKSDSEEEEPSGLVASDGGQGGGSGGSSSECIPFAEEGNLTIKQRPKAGGPPTRSESVSSEAETAPQTTPEFKLKESDTVKRRHKPRDKETLTAEAIAMEMERRHQQQHQRRSASPRRRTESEASSSSDLEVTWSDSEGTHTHAHTHTHTHSLAPHSSGGSPGKQAPPPIRPKPPRSPSPRLQSSPTPTVVSPSVLVNMQQSVAFSSPAPSPPPPAAVPPAQATRPGKSPAPTGAPEEAQQRLEMTSTSLEAALKAVEQKLTLDTQHTHSSPLVVKSAGNILDDIGNMFDDLADQLDAMLD; from the exons GTTCTGGAGCAGCACATGGACGGGCGCTGGAAAGGGCATATCCATGACAACCAGAAGGGCATGGACCGCGTCGGCTTCTTCCCACCCTCCATAGTAGAGGTCATCAGCCGGCGCTCAG GGGGCACCCTGTCCCGCCACGCCTCGCTGCCCAGTCACCGGCAGCAGACGCTCTCCAGAGCGCCCCCTAGCTGCCAGAGCGGCGCACCGCAGACCGACGACGCATACACACTCtacgcacagcacacacacagcctcaaccACGCCAACGGCCTctctgcag GTCCATCCAGCAGTCAATCACAGCCCAGCTTCTCTAGGCTGGAGGACATCTGGGTTCTACGGAACTCCCACTCTG cagggGACAGGAACAGTGTGGGCAGTACTGGTAGTGTGGGCAGCACGCGAAGTGCAGGCAGTGGACAGAGCACAGAGAGCAACAGCACCCCCAACGGGCTGCCCCccgccactgcacacacagacgggaataag acagcgCCATCAGGTGGAGATCTCCAGCACCCCGACCACAGCAAACAGCCAGACCTAACAGCAG gggtCCCACGCAGACCAATTGCTCTGCAGCGGCCGTATGGGGAGCCCGGAGTGACTCAGCAGTTTGTGCGACCCCAACAGCTCCTCGAGGGAAAG gatgCTGAGGCGATTTCTCAGTGGTTAAGTGAGTTCCAGTTAGAGCATTACACCTCCAACTTCCTCATCGCTGGCTATGACGTGCCAACCATCAGCAGGATGaccccagag GACCTGACGGCCATCGGCGTGACCAAGCCTGGACACAGGAAGAAGATCTCCACGGAGATTGGCAACCTCAGCATTCCAGAGTGGCTCCCAGAGTACatccct GCTGACCTGGGTGAGTGGCTGAGCACCATTGGTCTGCCTCAGTACCACAAGAAGCTGTCGGAGAACGGCTACGACTCCATTACCATCGTCAGGGACCTCACCTGGGAAGACCTGCAGGAGATCGGCATCACCAAATtgg GGCACCAGAAGAAGCTGATGCTGGCGGTGAAGAAGCTGTGTGACGTGCACCGGGCGCAGCTGCAGTCCGAGGCCTTGGGGGGGGGCACTCTGCgtcgccg cccccccccctcgctgcACCTTCTGACCCTGGAGCCGGCCGACGGGCCGCCGCACGCCGCTGGGGTCACGGGGGTCGTCTCCGGGGGCGACATGCTCAGCTTCCAGGGCAGCGAGCTGAGCGCCGAGCTGCAGGACGCCATGAGCAGCCCGTACGGCTCGGGTTGCCACGGCGACACCCTGGCCGCGGGGATGGGGCTGTCGCACAGCGAGGAGAGTCTTGACGCGCGGTCCAGGGGCTCAGGCCGGTCAGGGGACGCGCCCGGAACGCCCACGCGCTTCAGCCGGTCGCGCGAGAGCCTCAGCAGCTCGGCAGAGGCCAGCCCCGCACGCGAGCGGAACCTTCCGGAGGGCCACACGCACGGGTCAGCCAAGGCCGCGCTCTCGCAGAAGTACCCGGCGCCGCAGCCTCCCGCCAAGCCCAAGGCCCCCGGGATGCCCGCCGCCATCGCCATGGCGACAAGCGGCCGCGGCTTCAGCTACCTGGCGGGGGTGGGCAGCGCCACGCTGGAGGGGTCATCGTCCAGGGGCTTCGGCGGCCGCACCCAGAGCCTGACGCGCTACGCGCTCTCAGACGGCGAGCCGGACGAAGACGAGGACGATGGAGGATGCGCGCGTCCCTCTGGCCTCGCCCACCCCCGCCAGGTCCCGTCCTACGCCACGCTGACCCGTCGTCCCGGCCGCCACGCGGTCGCCCGCTTGCAGTCGGCCCCCGAGGGCCACGCCTCGTCCAGCCTCTCGTCCGGCTCGCCGTCCCCTGTGGGGCGCAGCCAGTCCTTCGCCGTCCGCACGCGTCGCAAAGGACCGCCCCCTCCGCCGCCCAAGCGCCTGAGCTCGGTCAGCAGCGGGGAGACCACCGAGACGGACGCGTCCACCCCGTCCCCCGCCACCTCTCCCGAGGCCGGCGTCTCCACGGCGACGGGGCTCCCGTCTGGGGGCGTGCGGGGGGCAGTCGCGCACCTGGAGACGGCCAAAGCGGTCAGCGGGTTACCGGCCGCCcatgacgcgcacacacacacacacctgcagcccACACACTCGCCCGACCTGAGCCAGGCGCCTCGGCGCCGAGCCCTCAGCCAGGGCCAATCAGACGCCGACGCGGCGCCCGACGCCGGCCAATCAGAGCGCGCCGCCAAGTCGGactcggaggaggaggagccgaGCGGGCTGGTGGCCAGCGACGGCGGCCAGGGGGGGGGCTCGGGGGGGTCGTCCAGCGAGTGCATTCCGTTCGCCGAGGAGGGCAACCTCACCATCAAGCAGCGGCCGAAAGCGGGCGGCCCGCCGACGCGGTCCGAGAGCGTGAGCTCGGAAGCCGAAACCGCTCCGCAAACGACGCCCGAGTTCAAGCTGAAGGAGTCAGACACGGTCAAGCGGCGGCACAAGCCCAGGGACAAGGAGACGCTCACGGCCGAGGCCATCGCCATGGAGATGGAGCGTaggcaccagcagcagcatcagcggCGGTCAGCGAGCCCGAGGCGGAGGACCGAGTCCGAGGCCAGCAGCTCCAGCGACCTGGAGGTGACCTGGAGCGACTCggagggcacacacactcacgcacacacacacactcacacacactcgctggCTCCGCACAGCAGTGGGGGGTCGCCAGGGAAACAGGCCCCACCCCCCATCAGGCCCAAACCGCCAAGATCGCCATCGCCACGACTACAGAGCAGTCCGACACCCACAg TGGTGAGCCCGAGTGTGTTGGTGAACATGCAGCAGAGTGTGGCCTTCAGCAGCCCAGCGCCGTCGCCTCCTCCCCCAGCGGCGGTGCCTCCTGCTCAGGCAACGCGCCCAGGAAAGTCCCCTGCTCCGACGGGAGCTCCAGAGGAGGCCCAGCAGAGGCTGGAGATGACCAGCACCTCACTGGAGGCAGCCCTGAAGGCTGTGGAGCAGAAACTCACACTggacactcagcacacacacag CAGTCCACTGGTGGTGAAGTCAGCGGGGAACATTCTAGACGACATCGGGAACATGTTCGACGACCTGGCTGACCAGTTAGACGCCATGTTGGACTAA